A genome region from Hymenobacter tibetensis includes the following:
- a CDS encoding AIR synthase-related protein encodes MSQTSAEPTIKETAGYSIEEGNAASKNAYHWAQKTFSTRAGKPGEPAQDLAGGFSNEIRFGSERLGIGSDGIGTKIEVAERTDRYDTLGYDLIAMVADDLVVAGFIPTNLSNIIDVNTLNYEVVDELMRGLHDAAQFSKIAVTGGEIAELGNRIGGYPGARMNFNWCSTAVGVLHPSLERPLSGANVRAGQAVVALRSPSFRSNGYSLARRALTKAFGEAWHTALYTGSDAAEMGQTWGDVMLAPSLIFSPGVGAVLDAGLPVHAAAHITGGGIADNFKRVLKNGVGAELTNLFEPLPAMQQLAELAGITPAEAYLYWNMGNGMLIVTDEDQAAAVAAQLQAVGYQAQVAGRITAEPGVRLRVGAGELNYEG; translated from the coding sequence ATGAGCCAGACGTCTGCCGAACCTACTATCAAAGAAACCGCCGGCTACTCCATCGAAGAAGGCAATGCCGCTTCCAAAAATGCATACCATTGGGCGCAGAAAACCTTCAGTACCCGCGCTGGTAAGCCAGGCGAGCCGGCTCAGGATTTGGCCGGGGGCTTCTCCAATGAAATCCGTTTTGGCAGTGAGCGGCTTGGTATTGGCTCCGACGGAATTGGGACCAAGATTGAAGTAGCCGAGCGCACAGACCGGTACGACACGCTCGGTTACGACCTGATTGCCATGGTGGCCGACGACTTGGTGGTGGCGGGTTTCATTCCTACCAACCTGTCGAATATCATCGACGTGAACACGCTCAACTACGAGGTGGTGGATGAACTGATGCGCGGCCTACACGATGCGGCGCAGTTCAGTAAGATTGCCGTAACGGGCGGTGAAATTGCTGAGTTGGGCAACCGCATCGGTGGCTACCCCGGCGCCCGCATGAACTTCAACTGGTGCTCGACGGCAGTGGGGGTGTTGCACCCTAGCTTGGAGCGCCCACTAAGCGGGGCCAATGTGCGGGCGGGTCAGGCCGTGGTAGCGCTTCGCTCGCCTTCGTTCCGTTCCAATGGCTACTCCTTGGCCCGCCGTGCCCTCACCAAAGCCTTCGGTGAAGCTTGGCACACAGCTCTCTACACCGGCTCCGATGCCGCCGAAATGGGCCAGACTTGGGGTGACGTGATGCTGGCGCCCTCGCTTATTTTCTCGCCTGGTGTAGGAGCGGTGCTGGATGCGGGGCTGCCAGTGCACGCCGCTGCGCACATCACCGGCGGTGGCATTGCCGACAACTTCAAGCGCGTACTGAAGAATGGTGTAGGCGCTGAGCTAACCAATTTGTTTGAGCCGCTGCCCGCTATGCAGCAATTGGCCGAGTTGGCCGGTATCACGCCTGCAGAAGCTTACCTCTATTGGAACATGGGCAATGGCATGCTTATCGTAACCGATGAAGACCAAGCCGCTGCCGTAGCTGCCCAACTCCAGGCCGTTGGTTACCAGGCCCAAGTAGCTGGCCGCATCACGGCCGAGCCGGGTGTCCGCTTGCGGGTGGGAGCCGGCGAGTTGAACTACGAAGGATAG
- the purF gene encoding amidophosphoribosyltransferase, protein MCGIVGFYGPDNVVQDIVIGLTALQHRGQDAAGIATFDDNFHLHKGNGLINDVFKPKQLKKLKGNIGIGHARYTTQGSNDTELAQPFTTSYPFGLSMVHNGNVINFRQVAKRLHEKYHVLPKTSNDLELIMYTFASELRLKNLDRLSVVDIFDAVETTQELVKGAYATITIIAGHGLLAFNDPLGIRPLVLGRRETPRGPVYAFASESTCFDYLGFDFIKNVGPGQAVFIDNDFKVHYKNPYQQPKNFCVFEHIYFAREDSTIHGRLVARERVRLGKMLARKVIESGIQPDMVIDVPSSGYFAASGLAEAIGVPYRRALVKNNHMGRSFIVSSQAGREDVVKKKLNPIREFVEGKKVAVVDDSIVRGTTSRRIVRILREAGAKEVYFISSAPPIVSPCIYGIDMAMSTELIAANYTEEEICQYIEADRVIYQSLDDLQELFSEDKGHGGSCFACFTGNYPTGDVTKYLRHIQEERQSHRKKEPNEATTSVSAKAPEPTEH, encoded by the coding sequence ATGTGCGGAATAGTAGGTTTTTACGGCCCCGATAACGTTGTGCAGGACATCGTGATTGGCCTCACCGCCCTCCAGCATCGGGGGCAAGATGCCGCGGGCATTGCCACCTTCGACGATAACTTTCATTTACATAAAGGCAACGGGCTTATCAATGACGTGTTCAAACCTAAGCAGCTCAAGAAGCTGAAGGGCAACATCGGCATCGGGCACGCACGCTACACCACCCAAGGCTCCAACGACACCGAGTTGGCACAGCCGTTCACCACCAGCTACCCGTTCGGGCTGAGCATGGTGCACAACGGCAACGTCATCAACTTCCGGCAGGTAGCCAAGCGCCTGCATGAGAAGTACCACGTGCTGCCCAAAACCAGCAACGACCTGGAGCTCATCATGTACACCTTTGCGTCGGAGCTGCGCCTCAAGAATCTCGACCGCCTGTCGGTGGTAGATATTTTTGATGCCGTAGAGACCACGCAAGAATTGGTGAAAGGCGCCTACGCCACTATCACCATCATTGCCGGCCACGGCTTGCTGGCCTTCAACGACCCATTGGGTATCCGGCCGCTGGTACTTGGCCGTCGCGAAACGCCACGCGGTCCGGTTTATGCCTTCGCCTCCGAAAGCACTTGCTTCGACTATTTAGGCTTCGACTTCATCAAGAACGTCGGGCCGGGGCAAGCCGTGTTTATCGACAACGACTTCAAGGTTCACTATAAGAACCCGTATCAGCAGCCCAAGAATTTCTGTGTTTTTGAGCACATCTACTTTGCCCGCGAAGACTCCACTATCCACGGCCGCCTGGTGGCCCGGGAGCGGGTGCGACTAGGTAAGATGCTGGCTCGTAAGGTGATAGAGTCGGGTATCCAGCCGGATATGGTGATTGACGTGCCCTCGTCGGGGTACTTTGCGGCGTCGGGTTTGGCGGAGGCTATAGGCGTGCCATATCGGCGGGCGCTGGTGAAGAACAACCACATGGGGCGTTCCTTCATCGTGAGCAGCCAGGCTGGCCGCGAAGATGTGGTAAAGAAAAAGCTGAACCCCATCCGTGAGTTTGTAGAAGGCAAGAAGGTAGCCGTAGTCGACGACAGCATTGTACGCGGTACTACGTCGCGGCGCATTGTGCGTATTCTGCGCGAAGCCGGCGCCAAAGAAGTGTACTTCATTTCCAGCGCGCCGCCCATCGTCAGCCCCTGCATCTACGGCATCGATATGGCCATGAGCACCGAGCTGATTGCGGCCAACTATACCGAGGAGGAAATCTGCCAATACATCGAGGCCGACCGGGTTATCTACCAGTCGCTCGACGATTTGCAGGAGCTGTTTTCGGAAGACAAAGGCCACGGCGGCAGCTGCTTTGCGTGCTTCACCGGTAACTATCCCACCGGCGACGTCACGAAGTACCTGCGCCACATTCAGGAAGAGCGCCAGAGCCACCGCAAAAAAGAGCCAAACGAAGCCACAACTTCGGTAAGCGCGAAGGCTCCGGAACCCACCGAACACTAA
- the purN gene encoding phosphoribosylglycinamide formyltransferase, translating into MSQLPNHSAPTETSAPGSLLAKEGGQPDAPKRLAILLSGRGSNMVALVKAVQQGELHGLAEIAVVFSNKPDAPGLATAAELGCSTASLASQGLKRPEYDAEVVKLLQTYQPDYVVLAGYMRILSPVFIQAFAGRILNIHPADTHQHQGLHAYEWAFNNRLSETKITVHMVDEGLDTGPILAQRTVDLRGADTLSEVERRGLLVEHELYANTLVRLLQGQLKIES; encoded by the coding sequence TTGAGCCAGTTACCGAATCATAGCGCCCCCACCGAAACGTCGGCTCCCGGCTCCCTTCTCGCCAAAGAAGGCGGGCAGCCGGACGCGCCCAAGCGCCTTGCCATCCTGCTTTCGGGCCGGGGCTCCAACATGGTGGCCTTGGTGAAAGCGGTGCAGCAAGGCGAACTGCACGGACTGGCCGAAATAGCCGTCGTGTTCAGCAACAAGCCCGATGCTCCTGGCTTGGCCACCGCGGCAGAACTAGGCTGCTCAACGGCCAGCCTCGCCTCCCAAGGTCTCAAGCGCCCCGAATACGACGCCGAAGTGGTGAAACTGCTGCAAACCTACCAGCCCGACTATGTAGTGCTGGCCGGTTACATGCGGATTTTGTCGCCAGTGTTCATTCAAGCTTTTGCGGGCCGCATCCTCAATATTCATCCTGCGGATACGCATCAGCACCAAGGACTTCACGCCTACGAATGGGCATTTAATAACAGACTTTCGGAAACCAAAATCACGGTACATATGGTTGATGAGGGCCTTGATACGGGCCCCATCCTGGCTCAGCGCACAGTGGATTTGCGCGGAGCCGATACGTTGTCGGAGGTGGAGCGGCGCGGGCTGTTGGTGGAACATGAACTGTACGCCAACACGCTGGTCCGCTTGCTTCAGGGGCAATTGAAAATTGAGAGTTAA
- the purD gene encoding phosphoribosylamine--glycine ligase: MATPKTIVLLGGGAREHAMAWKLTRDGATVHVLPGNGGIPNSHPEISATDFPAVQSFCEANGVKLIVVGPEAPLAAGVVDYFADSDIRVFGPSRAGAVLESSKVWSKNFMRRHGVATAMSWQYRSDQLDEARAKAAELDGQVVVKYDGLAAGKGVYVCSSIEEAEQALTDLQAEHTGWFSFLLEEKLSGPEISIIGITDGNRIRLLAPSQDHKQLLAGDKGPNTGGMGAYCPVPFADDNILAAIRTDIVDPTLLGLQSEPFDFKGFLYFGIMLSPQGPKLLEYNVRLGDPEAEVLLPALESSLLELIEATLDGNLAQTTVWQRPGYYVGVVLASGGYPAAKFPTGFPITGLDELHPNILAFHGATRQQDGQLVTSGGRVMVLVAHGQELEEAVQLVYKEVGKVNFQDAYIRSDIGQRPAPEIAFNQVR; encoded by the coding sequence TTGGCAACTCCTAAAACCATAGTTCTCCTCGGCGGCGGGGCCCGTGAACACGCCATGGCGTGGAAGCTGACCCGCGACGGTGCCACAGTGCACGTGCTACCCGGCAACGGCGGCATCCCGAACAGCCACCCTGAAATTAGCGCCACCGATTTTCCTGCTGTGCAAAGCTTCTGCGAAGCGAATGGCGTGAAGCTGATTGTGGTAGGGCCTGAGGCACCATTGGCGGCGGGCGTGGTCGATTATTTCGCCGATTCTGATATCCGCGTATTCGGACCGAGCCGGGCCGGGGCAGTGCTGGAAAGCTCTAAAGTGTGGAGCAAGAACTTCATGCGGCGGCACGGCGTAGCTACGGCCATGTCGTGGCAATACCGGAGCGACCAGCTGGATGAGGCCCGCGCCAAGGCTGCTGAGCTGGACGGGCAAGTGGTGGTAAAATACGACGGTCTGGCTGCTGGTAAAGGCGTGTACGTGTGCTCTTCTATAGAGGAAGCCGAGCAGGCCCTCACCGATTTGCAAGCCGAACACACGGGCTGGTTCAGCTTCCTCTTGGAAGAAAAGTTGAGTGGCCCCGAAATCAGCATTATTGGTATCACCGACGGCAACCGGATCCGGCTGCTGGCGCCTTCCCAAGACCATAAGCAACTGCTGGCCGGCGACAAAGGCCCCAACACTGGCGGCATGGGTGCCTACTGCCCCGTGCCCTTCGCCGACGACAACATCCTGGCTGCTATCCGCACCGACATTGTAGACCCGACCTTGCTTGGTCTGCAAAGTGAGCCATTCGATTTCAAGGGCTTCCTGTACTTCGGTATTATGCTTTCGCCGCAAGGCCCGAAGCTGCTGGAATACAACGTCCGCCTCGGCGACCCGGAAGCAGAAGTGCTGCTGCCCGCTCTAGAAAGCAGCTTGCTCGAACTCATTGAAGCGACGCTCGATGGCAACCTGGCCCAAACCACCGTTTGGCAGCGGCCCGGCTACTATGTAGGCGTGGTGCTGGCCTCAGGCGGCTACCCGGCTGCAAAATTTCCTACTGGTTTCCCTATCACTGGCCTCGATGAACTGCACCCCAACATCCTCGCTTTCCACGGTGCCACCCGTCAGCAAGACGGCCAACTGGTAACCAGCGGCGGCCGGGTGATGGTGCTGGTAGCTCACGGACAGGAATTGGAAGAGGCAGTGCAGCTTGTTTACAAAGAAGTAGGAAAAGTTAACTTCCAAGATGCTTATATTCGGAGTGATATTGGCCAACGGCCTGCTCCCGAAATTGCCTTCAATCAAGTACGTTGA
- a CDS encoding nuclear transport factor 2 family protein, with translation METAATPKQIVLAYIEAYNRFDVDGMVADLHDEVVFKNIANGEVNLMTTGKESFRQQAEQAKQYFSQREQRVTDWQIVGNRVEALIDYTGVAAIEFPNGLKPGDTLQMQGKSVFELEGGKILSIEDIS, from the coding sequence ATGGAAACCGCCGCCACTCCAAAGCAAATCGTGCTAGCCTACATTGAAGCCTACAACCGCTTCGACGTAGACGGAATGGTGGCGGACCTGCATGACGAGGTAGTGTTCAAGAACATTGCCAACGGCGAAGTGAACCTGATGACAACCGGCAAGGAAAGTTTCCGGCAGCAAGCCGAGCAGGCCAAGCAGTATTTCTCTCAGCGGGAGCAGCGCGTCACCGATTGGCAAATAGTCGGCAACCGGGTGGAAGCATTGATTGACTACACCGGCGTGGCAGCCATCGAATTCCCAAACGGCTTGAAACCTGGCGACACCTTGCAGATGCAGGGCAAGTCGGTTTTCGAGTTGGAAGGCGGCAAGATTCTTTCCATCGAGGACATCAGTTGA
- a CDS encoding phosphoribosylaminoimidazolesuccinocarboxamide synthase has protein sequence MDTLNHFDTPQLELLHRGKVRDSYRAPSGERLIVVTDRLSAFDSVLETPIAHKGAVLNGLAAFWFEKTQHIIPNHVISLLDPNVTLAKEAEPIRVEMVVRNYLTGSMLRGYLNGQRTFSGVTVPDGLTKHQQFPEPIVTPTTKEESDREITPENLVSEGWVSAELYEKMRVKALELFNFASQWMAERGIILVDTKYEFGLLNGELILIDEIHTPDSSRFWSAEDYAKNPETAEQMDKEYVRQWLIANKQDGQYPRGLTPEVSAEASRRYLDIYERITGAPLQTGNKTTTDGDVQARLVSNLVRAGIMKDA, from the coding sequence ATGGACACCCTCAACCATTTCGATACCCCGCAGCTCGAACTCCTGCACCGTGGCAAAGTCCGTGATTCGTACCGGGCCCCCTCGGGCGAGCGGCTCATCGTCGTTACCGACCGTTTGTCGGCCTTCGATTCGGTGCTGGAAACGCCGATTGCGCACAAAGGCGCGGTGCTGAACGGGCTGGCGGCTTTCTGGTTCGAAAAGACGCAGCACATCATTCCCAACCACGTTATCAGCCTGCTCGACCCCAACGTAACGTTGGCCAAGGAAGCCGAGCCGATTCGGGTGGAGATGGTGGTGCGCAACTACCTCACGGGTTCCATGCTGCGCGGCTACCTGAATGGCCAGCGCACATTCTCGGGCGTAACCGTGCCTGACGGATTGACCAAGCACCAGCAGTTCCCCGAGCCGATTGTAACGCCTACCACCAAAGAGGAATCGGACCGCGAAATCACGCCCGAGAACTTGGTGTCGGAGGGGTGGGTGTCGGCAGAGCTGTACGAGAAGATGCGCGTGAAGGCGCTGGAGCTGTTCAACTTCGCTTCGCAGTGGATGGCCGAGCGCGGCATCATCCTAGTGGACACCAAGTACGAGTTCGGTTTGCTGAACGGGGAACTGATTCTGATCGACGAAATCCACACGCCGGATTCGTCGCGGTTCTGGAGCGCCGAAGACTACGCCAAGAACCCGGAGACGGCCGAACAGATGGACAAGGAATACGTGCGTCAGTGGCTGATTGCCAACAAGCAGGACGGCCAGTACCCCCGCGGCCTCACGCCCGAAGTATCGGCCGAAGCCAGCCGCCGCTACCTCGATATCTACGAGCGTATCACGGGGGCTCCACTACAAACCGGCAACAAAACCACCACCGATGGCGACGTACAGGCCCGCCTCGTGAGCAACCTAGTGCGCGCTGGCATCATGAAAGATGCCTGA
- a CDS encoding phosphoribosylformylglycinamidine synthase subunit PurQ, whose product MNDQHMNDTSQKVQALILTGFGINCEEEYAAAYRLAGAEATIVHLNQVLHGHVSIHDYDILNFPGGFSFGDDLGSGVVLANKLRYRKNAEGRTLLDDIKEFVANGKFVMGICNGFQVLVKLGLLPNLSGNVTPEVTLTHNASGRYEDRWVRLKVNPKSNSPFLRGLDTMEVPVRHGEGRLIISGTDTLTHIEEQALNCLSYTDFDGSPTDVYPHNPNGADLNCAGLTDTTGQVFGLMPHPEAFLSLYNHPDWARRKRLNPGLSEEGDGLRLFRNIVEHVQSQRQTAVSPQEASQFSS is encoded by the coding sequence ATGAACGACCAACACATGAACGATACCAGCCAGAAAGTCCAGGCCCTGATTCTCACGGGCTTCGGCATCAACTGCGAAGAAGAATACGCCGCGGCCTACCGCTTGGCAGGTGCCGAGGCTACCATCGTGCACCTCAACCAAGTGTTGCACGGCCACGTCAGCATCCACGACTACGACATCCTGAACTTCCCCGGCGGCTTTTCCTTCGGTGATGATTTGGGCTCCGGTGTGGTACTGGCCAACAAGCTGCGCTACCGCAAAAACGCCGAAGGCCGCACACTGCTTGACGACATCAAGGAGTTCGTGGCCAACGGCAAGTTTGTGATGGGCATCTGCAACGGCTTCCAAGTATTGGTGAAGCTCGGACTGCTGCCTAACCTGAGCGGCAACGTGACGCCCGAAGTAACGCTCACGCACAATGCCTCGGGCCGCTACGAAGACCGGTGGGTGCGCCTGAAAGTCAACCCGAAGTCGAACTCACCTTTCCTCAGGGGCCTCGACACCATGGAAGTGCCCGTGCGCCACGGCGAAGGCCGCCTCATCATCTCGGGCACCGACACGCTGACCCACATCGAAGAGCAGGCGCTCAATTGCTTGTCCTACACCGATTTCGACGGTTCGCCAACCGACGTGTACCCGCACAACCCCAACGGCGCCGACCTCAACTGCGCTGGCCTGACCGATACCACCGGGCAGGTATTTGGGCTGATGCCGCACCCGGAGGCGTTCCTCTCCTTGTATAACCACCCCGATTGGGCCCGGCGCAAGCGCCTCAACCCCGGTTTGAGTGAGGAAGGCGACGGGCTGCGTTTGTTCCGCAACATTGTGGAGCACGTACAGAGCCAGCGCCAGACCGCCGTTTCGCCACAGGAAGCCAGCCAGTTTTCATCTTAA
- a CDS encoding phosphoribosylformylglycinamidine synthase subunit PurL: MESTQRTIQLLLKPGQHDGEGQRVAEVAQRHLGLTTGRVQSTALYTVRYPVTDEQLRDFATHCLQDPVLHDVALDEFRHEPAYKSYILVAKLPGVTDDEGISAQNALGDFLNQPLDTHTQHIFSKRLYFLEHELPESSLRRLAEELLGNKLINRFETGPITDIRDYTPRPGGGAESITNLVPLTNLADSELVQLSKDNLYALNLEEMRAVRDHYVAIAPERQAAGLPADPTDCELEIIAQTWSEHCKHKEFSAVIKYKDADTGEEHEIDGLFKTYIKNATSEVDRQLRANGNDWLIKVFSDNAGAVRINPESLFVWKVETHNSPSAIDPYGGAITGILGNNRDPLATGIGGARLLFNTNVLCFGNPEFNGTLLSNQLHPRRIFEGVRKGIEDGGNKSGVPTVNGAIVFDDRYAGKPLVYCGTGAVMPMQLAGLDSWEKKIDAQDRIIMAGGRVGKDGIHGATFSSIELDETSPATAVQIGSPITQKLAMDFLVLATRRGLIKCSTDNGAGGLSSSIGELATISGGAVVELEKVPLKYPGLRPWEIFVSESQERFSLAVEPAKMDELLALGREMEVELTDIGYFTADGYLDVRFDGDSVARLNMEFLHNGVPRKVLEAEWSKPQASEPTLPATSDYTDVLTRLLGSLNICSRESVIRQYDHEVKGRTIIKPLMGATGQAPQDAAVVRFNFESWEGVAVSNGILPRFGDLDAYHMSAGAFDEAVRQIVAVGGKLPNLSYGDGNFWSVNDNFCVPDSVYDATTNPDGKLKLAKLVRMCEALRDATAAYCIPLTSGKDSMKNDFKADGVKISVPPTVLYSMTAKIEDVRHTITSDFKQADDVIYLLGETYDELGGSEFYQLFGELGANVPQVRFDKAKELYTLMGQANDQHLIQSCHDLSDGGLAVALAEATFGHGYGATVDLLEGLPVHVQLFSESHSRFVATVAPEDVVAFEQHFGARATRLGVVTPDSQLTVRHAGQPVVAASTAVLRHEWTNGPVNRIIGFGQPAGEEAAR; this comes from the coding sequence TTGGAATCTACCCAAAGAACCATTCAGCTTCTGCTCAAGCCCGGCCAACATGATGGCGAGGGCCAACGTGTGGCAGAAGTTGCCCAACGTCACCTTGGCCTCACGACTGGCCGGGTGCAAAGCACCGCCCTCTACACGGTGCGTTACCCCGTAACCGACGAGCAGCTGCGCGACTTCGCGACCCACTGCCTGCAAGACCCGGTGCTGCACGATGTCGCCCTCGATGAGTTCCGCCACGAGCCCGCGTACAAGAGCTACATCCTGGTAGCCAAGCTGCCCGGCGTGACCGACGACGAAGGCATATCGGCGCAGAACGCCCTCGGCGACTTCCTGAACCAGCCCCTCGACACGCACACGCAGCACATCTTCAGCAAACGGCTCTACTTCCTGGAGCACGAACTGCCTGAGAGTAGCCTGCGCCGCTTGGCCGAAGAACTGCTCGGCAACAAGCTCATCAACCGCTTCGAAACCGGCCCCATAACCGACATCCGCGACTACACGCCGCGGCCCGGTGGTGGGGCCGAATCCATTACCAACCTCGTGCCGCTCACCAACTTGGCGGACAGCGAGTTGGTGCAGCTCTCGAAGGACAACCTCTACGCCCTCAACCTAGAGGAAATGCGGGCCGTGCGCGACCATTACGTGGCCATTGCCCCCGAGCGCCAAGCTGCCGGTCTGCCTGCTGATCCTACTGACTGCGAACTGGAAATCATTGCCCAAACCTGGTCGGAGCACTGCAAGCACAAGGAGTTTAGTGCCGTTATCAAGTACAAGGACGCGGACACCGGCGAGGAGCACGAAATCGACGGCCTGTTCAAAACCTATATCAAAAATGCCACGTCGGAAGTGGACCGCCAACTGCGGGCCAACGGCAACGACTGGCTGATTAAGGTATTCTCCGACAACGCCGGCGCGGTGCGCATCAACCCCGAGTCGTTGTTTGTGTGGAAGGTGGAAACGCACAATTCGCCCTCAGCTATTGACCCGTACGGCGGGGCCATTACGGGCATCTTGGGTAACAACCGCGACCCACTGGCTACTGGTATCGGGGGCGCGCGGCTGCTGTTCAACACCAACGTGCTGTGCTTCGGCAACCCTGAGTTCAACGGTACGCTGCTCAGCAACCAGCTGCACCCGCGCCGCATTTTCGAAGGTGTGCGTAAGGGCATCGAGGACGGCGGCAACAAGTCGGGCGTACCGACGGTGAACGGCGCTATTGTGTTCGACGACCGGTATGCGGGCAAGCCACTGGTGTACTGCGGTACTGGTGCCGTAATGCCGATGCAACTAGCGGGCCTCGACTCGTGGGAGAAGAAGATTGACGCGCAGGACCGCATCATCATGGCCGGCGGCCGGGTGGGCAAAGACGGCATCCACGGCGCGACGTTCTCTTCTATCGAGTTAGACGAAACCTCGCCGGCTACGGCCGTGCAAATTGGTTCGCCGATTACGCAGAAGCTGGCCATGGATTTTCTGGTACTGGCTACGCGCCGCGGCCTGATTAAGTGCAGCACCGACAACGGCGCGGGCGGCTTGTCTTCCAGCATTGGCGAACTGGCGACTATCAGCGGCGGGGCCGTGGTGGAGCTGGAGAAAGTACCGCTGAAATATCCGGGGCTGCGGCCGTGGGAGATTTTCGTGAGTGAGTCGCAGGAGCGTTTCTCGCTGGCCGTGGAGCCCGCCAAGATGGACGAGTTGCTGGCGTTGGGCCGCGAAATGGAAGTGGAGTTGACCGACATCGGCTACTTCACCGCCGATGGCTACCTCGATGTACGCTTCGATGGCGACTCGGTGGCCCGCCTGAACATGGAGTTTCTGCACAACGGCGTACCGCGCAAGGTGCTGGAAGCCGAGTGGAGCAAGCCCCAAGCTTCGGAGCCGACTTTGCCCGCCACTTCCGATTACACCGATGTTCTCACTCGCCTGCTCGGCAGCCTCAACATCTGCTCGCGCGAGTCGGTGATTCGGCAGTACGACCATGAGGTGAAGGGCCGCACCATCATCAAGCCGTTGATGGGGGCCACGGGCCAAGCCCCGCAGGACGCCGCCGTGGTGCGCTTCAACTTCGAGAGTTGGGAAGGCGTGGCCGTGAGCAACGGAATCTTGCCTCGCTTCGGTGATTTGGACGCCTACCACATGTCGGCTGGTGCTTTTGATGAGGCGGTGCGCCAGATTGTAGCGGTGGGCGGCAAGTTGCCCAACCTAAGCTACGGCGACGGCAACTTCTGGTCCGTCAACGACAACTTCTGCGTACCTGATTCGGTGTACGATGCCACCACCAACCCTGATGGTAAGCTCAAGCTAGCCAAGCTGGTACGGATGTGCGAAGCCCTGCGCGACGCCACGGCCGCTTACTGCATCCCGCTCACCAGCGGCAAGGACTCGATGAAGAACGACTTCAAGGCCGACGGCGTGAAAATCTCCGTGCCGCCTACCGTTCTGTATTCGATGACGGCCAAGATTGAAGACGTCCGCCACACCATCACCTCCGACTTCAAGCAGGCCGACGACGTCATTTATCTACTAGGGGAAACCTACGACGAACTTGGCGGCTCGGAGTTCTACCAGCTGTTCGGCGAGCTAGGTGCCAACGTGCCGCAAGTGCGCTTCGACAAGGCCAAGGAACTCTACACCCTCATGGGCCAAGCCAACGATCAGCACCTCATCCAATCCTGCCACGACCTGTCGGATGGCGGCTTGGCGGTTGCGCTGGCGGAAGCCACGTTTGGCCACGGTTACGGCGCCACGGTTGATTTGTTGGAAGGCTTGCCGGTGCACGTGCAGCTGTTTTCGGAGTCGCACTCCCGATTTGTGGCTACGGTAGCGCCCGAAGATGTAGTGGCTTTCGAGCAGCACTTTGGAGCCCGCGCCACGCGCCTCGGGGTAGTTACGCCAGATAGCCAACTGACGGTGCGCCACGCGGGGCAGCCCGTTGTTGCCGCTAGCACAGCCGTGCTGCGCCACGAGTGGACCAACGGCCCGGTGAACCGCATCATTGGCTTCGGCCAGCCAGCAGGAGAGGAGGCCGCCCGATGA
- the pyrE gene encoding orotate phosphoribosyltransferase, which translates to MTTTLTPETLEQQLVQEDALLRGHFRLSSGLHSDTYVQCARFLRRPDLAGPAAAELAQQLRAAGLQPDVVVGPAMGGVVIGYELARQLGVPGIFTERDDSGQMTLRRGFTVEPGQTIVIAEDVVTTGKSTNEVARVLEHLGAKVLAVASLIDRTGGKAELTFPNFALLSVTAATYAPDDCPLCRAGIPVVKPGSRPEKAFS; encoded by the coding sequence TTGACTACCACCCTTACCCCCGAAACGCTAGAGCAACAACTGGTGCAGGAAGACGCCCTGTTGCGCGGCCACTTCCGGCTTTCCTCCGGCTTGCATTCCGATACCTACGTGCAGTGCGCCCGTTTCTTGCGGCGCCCCGATTTGGCTGGACCGGCCGCGGCTGAGCTAGCTCAGCAGTTGCGAGCCGCCGGCTTGCAGCCCGATGTGGTGGTAGGTCCGGCAATGGGCGGCGTGGTGATTGGCTACGAGTTGGCCCGCCAGTTGGGGGTGCCAGGCATCTTCACGGAGCGCGACGATTCCGGACAAATGACTTTGCGCCGGGGCTTCACGGTGGAGCCGGGGCAGACAATTGTTATTGCCGAAGACGTGGTAACTACCGGCAAGAGCACCAATGAAGTAGCACGCGTGTTGGAACACTTGGGCGCAAAAGTTTTGGCCGTGGCAAGTTTAATTGACCGGACGGGTGGGAAAGCTGAGCTAACTTTTCCGAACTTTGCACTGCTGTCGGTAACGGCGGCCACCTACGCACCCGATGATTGCCCGCTGTGTCGGGCAGGTATTCCGGTGGTGAAGCCCGGCAGTCGGCCGGAAAAAGCGTTTTCTTAA